ACAAGAGGAGAAGTTTGGTTTGTACATGATGGTAAAACAAGCGAAATGGTTCAGGCCATGAAACAAATTAAGCACATGAATAGTCAAGCTAAAAGGAGAAAACTAATAGATGAGATGTAATTATTGTCAACAGTTATTTACAGAATTACCTTCTTTAAAACTGCTTTTTTCTTTTCAAAGTATTTCAGAGCATTCCCTATGTCCTGTTTGTCTTTCCAGGTTCCATTATTTACCTAAGAAAAATGTTTGTTATGGTTGTCACCGAGTTACAAATCGTAGATATTGTAGTGATTGTTTAACATGGAAAAGTCTTTATCCTCAGTATAATTTTCATCATGAAGCATTATTTGTTTATAATAAAGCAATGCAGGAATGGTTTAAAGCTTATAAGTTTTCGGGTGATTATCGTTTACGATTTTGTTTTTCAACTATTCTAAAACATCATTTTAAATCAAAGAAGAGAAAAATGATTATTCCATTACCTGTTTCAAAACAACGGAAGAAGATACAAAGATTTAATCAGGTAGAAGGACTACTTTCTGCCGCTAACATTGATTATCATGCCTATTTAGCTAGAATATCTGAAGATAAACCTCAATCCAAGAAAAAGAAAGATGAGAGAATGAATCAGCCACAACCCTTTATTGTCATAGAAAAGAAACAAGAAATATTGAGAGGAAAAGAAGTCGTTTTGGTTGATGATATCTATACAACAGGACGAACCTTATTTCATGCAGCAGAAGTAATCCTAGAATGCAATCCTGCAAAATTGGAGACGTTTACTCTTGCTCGATAGGAAGAAAGAAAAATTTCCAATTTTGTTGGCAAAAAATAGATTTTTAGATATAATGGTAGTAAGAAGAGAGAATAAAAGAAAAAGGTTTCTAATTCTTTCTTTAGTAGTAGAGGAAAGGGTAAATGTTTATGTTTAGATATAATGTACGTGGTGAAAATATTGAAGTTACGGAAGCAATACGTAACTATATAGAAAAAAAAGTTGGCAAATTAGAAAGATATTTCAATGATTCGCCTGTAGCGACTGTACATGCAAACTTAAAAGTTTATACTGAAAAAACAGCAAAAGTAGAGGTGACAATCCCTCTTCCTTACTTGGTTCTACGTGCTGAAGAAACATCACCAGATTTATATGCAAGTATTGATTTGGTCGTGGATAAATTAGAAAGACAAATTCGTAAATTTAAAACAAGAATTAATAGAAAATCTAGAGAAACGGGGATCGACACTGCAAAGGCATCTGTATTTTTAAATGATGAAGGTACAGAAGATCCAACCGATCTTGATATTGTTCGTACAAAACGTTTATCATTAAAACCGATGGATAGTGAAGAAGCTGTTTTGCAGATGAACATGCTTGGACATAATTTCTTCATTTTTGAAGATTCGGAAACCAATGGTACAAGTATTGTTTATCGTCGTAAAGATGGTAAATATGGATTAATTGAGACAAATTAATGGTAGAATAAACAAATCTTATTATTAAA
The genomic region above belongs to Melissococcus plutonius ATCC 35311 and contains:
- a CDS encoding ComF family protein translates to MRCNYCQQLFTELPSLKLLFSFQSISEHSLCPVCLSRFHYLPKKNVCYGCHRVTNRRYCSDCLTWKSLYPQYNFHHEALFVYNKAMQEWFKAYKFSGDYRLRFCFSTILKHHFKSKKRKMIIPLPVSKQRKKIQRFNQVEGLLSAANIDYHAYLARISEDKPQSKKKKDERMNQPQPFIVIEKKQEILRGKEVVLVDDIYTTGRTLFHAAEVILECNPAKLETFTLAR
- the hpf gene encoding ribosome hibernation-promoting factor, HPF/YfiA family, which encodes MFRYNVRGENIEVTEAIRNYIEKKVGKLERYFNDSPVATVHANLKVYTEKTAKVEVTIPLPYLVLRAEETSPDLYASIDLVVDKLERQIRKFKTRINRKSRETGIDTAKASVFLNDEGTEDPTDLDIVRTKRLSLKPMDSEEAVLQMNMLGHNFFIFEDSETNGTSIVYRRKDGKYGLIETN